DNA from Nanoarchaeota archaeon:
TTTTTTTTTATATCAATTTAACTAACCACCACGGCTTTTTTTTCACAGGCATCCATCGTTCACTGAATAGTATTTTAAAGCCGCACGCGCGCAATAAATTATTCATTTCAGGAAGCATCCACAATGCATGGCCTATCCCCACATCAGGTTTAGCGTTTATTCCGATCGGTTTTTCTCCGCGCCCTTCCTTCAATACTAACATGATGGCGCCTCCCGGTTTCATAACATTTCTGAATTCGATGAGCGCGGGTTTTGCATCTTTTTTCGGGATGTGGAGAAAGGAATATGATGCATAAATTCCGCCAAAAACTGCTTTTCGAAAGCCTAGTTTCCTTAAGTTCATGCGCGCGAAATATGCGTCCGGATACTCTTTTTTTGCAAATTTTAGCATTCCCTTTGAGAAATTTATTCCTACCTATCCGAATTTTTTTCTTTGAAATAATGCGTAAAGTTTCCGAGTCCGCAGCCAACATCTAATATCAGGGTGTTCTCAGTAAGAAGTGAGAGGAATTTATCCGTCTCTTTTTTGTTGCTTATGTAGTTGTGTGATTTATCCGCATATTCTTTTACTAGTGTGTCGTATTTTGCAGATATTCCTGAAAAGTCGCACTTCATTGCAAGTCCCTTTTATTTTCCCCTTCCCAATTTTACATGCGCCTTTGTCATTTGCCCGGATGCCTGCGCCGCAAGAATTGATAATTCTCCTGCAAGAATTGCTCCGGCAATTATTTCTGCGAGTTTCTTTGAATTTTCTCCCGGCACTTTTGTTGCTCCTCTGCAGCCCATAATCGATAGAGCTTCTTTCTGCGTTGCAAGCGATGTTCCTCCGCCGACTGTTCCGACATTTAGGCTTGAGATATAAACTGAAATATACAAGTCGCGTCCCTCCATTTCCGCGGTTGTGATGCTGACGCTTCCATCCACTACATGCGCGGGGTCCTGGCCGGTCGCAATGAATGATGCGGCGATGATATTTGCAGCATGCGCGTTAAACCCGAGGCTTCCTGCAAGAGCAGAACCGACGAGGTTTTTACGGCAGTTCAGGTCAACTATTTCTTCGGGCGTGGTTTTGAGGACTTCTTCAACAACTTTTCGGCTTATTGTCGCCTCTGCAAGAACTGTTTTTCCCCGCCCCTCGATAAGATGCATTGCAGACGGCTTTTTGTCGATGCACATGTTTCCCGAGATGCTTATGAATTTCGCCTTTGTCTTTTCCGCGATAACCTTTGCCATGGCGTCGCTTGCTATTGTTATCATGTTCATTCCCATCGCGTCCTTGGAGTCGAATTCAAAGCGGACGTATACATTTTTTCCTGCGATCCATGTTTTTGCGCCTGTCAGTTCCCCGAAGTTTGTGGTTGATTCCGCGATTTTTTTCAGTTCGTTGAAGTGGGTTTCTACCCAGGTCTTTATCTCTATAGAATGTTTTATCCCGTTTGATTTGAACAAAGGTGCTCTTGTCATCTTGTTTGAGACGATCCTGACTGTCGCGCCTCCTGAATTTGATATTGCCAGGCTTCCGCGGTTGACTGATGCGACTAAAGCGCCTTCTGTTGTTGCAAGAGGCACGTAGAACTCTCCTTTTGCGAATTCTCCTTCTACTTTGAGAGGACCTGCGACGCCGACAGGGATGTGAATCGCGCCGATGATGTTTTCTGTGTTTCTTGTTGAAACCGATTCGATGTCAAAAGAATAAGATGCCATTGCCGAAAGTTTTGTGCTTGTTTTTTCCTCGATGAATTCCCTGCGCACTTTTATCGCGTCTTCTGCAGGGATGTCAAGCTCGTGCATTTTCAGCTTGCCTTTGATCAGCTTTTCCAATATCGCGTCGTCCGAAGCCATACATGACTTTGTTTTAGGGGTTTTAAATAGATTAATAAATTTTGGTTCTGCTTCGTTGCTTATGGTCGATGACGACACGATAATAAGGAATTATTTGAAAGTGCTAGAATTTGGGGAAAAACACAGCGGATGCTCTAAGGCGCATCTTGGAGCAGGCCTTTTTTCCAAAGATGATAGTTATGAGCCGATTCTTGGAGCGAATGGAGTGGTAAGGGAAAATTGCAGGAAAAAAGACTCTTGTACCCGCGTAAGGGATGAGGGCCTGCAAACAGAATTTAGAAGTTGCCCGTCTGCATGCGGAGAGGCAGCAGTATTATTTAATATGTACCATATTTCGCCAGAGGAACTCGAGAATATCTATATGATAAGTGTGCGCCCTCCATGCGAGCGTTGCACAGCCTTAATGATCATGTATGGTGAAAAAGAGATAATGACCGAGCTCTATTTTGGAGAATATAGGAACGGCGAGCCAAGGGATACGGATAATTTCAATGTGGATGTTGTGATTGCTTCAGGCATCAAGGTCCATCAGATCAAGTTTGTTGACGGGGCTTACAAAATATTTGATGTGGAGCAAAAGCATGATTTAAACGATCCTTATTACAAAAAATTAGGGCTGAAGCTGCCTAATCCTGTGCCTTATGGCCATATCAGGGGAAATAATCTGCCTTTGTCGCGCAAGTTATACAGTAAGAAACGAAAAGAAATATTCGGCAAGACCTATATGTGATATCGGCAACCCCTAAGCGTTACCTATATATCCCCCACAGAAATACATATTTTGTATGCGAATAAAAGACATTCCGCATGGAAACAGGCCGAGGGAGACTTCATACAAATAAAGATGAAATAAATACAAATGGTAAATACACCACATTATCTGCTTCTTCCAGATTACTTTTGCAGGCTATAACAGTTATCTGCGGATTATATTTTTCTTTGAAACTCATTAATGATTTTGTTCTTTCGCTAAAACTGCTCTTTGATTCTATAGCGATTAATATTCCTTCTTTTTCAATGACAAAATCGACTTCTGCCTTTGCTTTACTCCTCCAGAATTTCGCATCTATTCCCGCATAAGTGAACTCGGAAAATATGAAATTTTCGTTCAATTGCCCGATATCCTGCCGTGTGTCGTACGATCTGAAATCATCAAGGACGGTATTTCTGAATCCTGTGTCAAAGAAATACACTTTCGGAATTTTCACAAGCTCAGTTCTTTTATTTGTGTAAAACGGCGGCATTCTTTTGCAGATGAATGTCTTTTCCAGTATGTTTAGATGTGTGAGAAGAGATGCATAGTCAAAGCCGGAGACTTCAGAAAGGCCGTTATATGATATCATGCCGCCGGTTTGTATTGAAAGCGCCTTTATCAGTTTTGAGAGATTGAAATCTGTGGTAAGCGCCAATAAATCCTTTATTTCTCTTAAAAAATATGTGCTGTATATGTTCTTTAAGACCGTTCTTTTTTCTTCCATTGTTTTTGAAATTGCCGCTCTCGGATATCCGCCGTAAATCACATATTCGTCGTATATCTTATTTAGCCGCTGGATAATTGCCGCGCTGACATCCGGAAGTTTGCCGCCTTTTTTCAGGTAATTTTGTATTGCTTTCTTTTTTTCAAAATAAATGCCGGATAATGGCTCGTCTTTGTATCTTAAAAATTCCTCGAATGAAAGCGGATACAGGTTGAAGACAAATATGCGCCCCACGAGGTACTTTATGCCATGCACTGTGAGCCCCGGGGCAGAGGAGCCGGAAATAATAATCTTTGTCTTTGGATATGTGTCATATATGAATTTCAGCTTCTTTCCGCCGTCTTTTGCATACTGGAATTCGTCTATAAAGAGGTACTTTTTGTTTTTGGCGTATAGTTCGGCAAACGACTTTTCATCATCCATGAAAAGCTCAAGAGGCTCTCTGTCTTCAAAGCTCAGGAAGGCGGCGTCTTTCAGGTTTTCATAGATGCGCTTCAAGAGCGTAGTTTTTCCTGCCTGCCTCGGACCGATAACTGCGATTATTTCCGGGACATTCAGGTTCTTTAGTATTGTTTCTTCAAGGTCGCGCTTTATATATTCCATAAAAACCATTATTCCATATTCTTTAATAATACCCCTACTAAAATTTACCTATTTATAATTTTGGTAGCGCTAGTATTTAAGCTTTTCGGCGGGATTTCCGCGGTGTATTAGAAGAAAACAGCGTGCTGGACCATTTTGTTGACGTCAACAAAATGGTTGCATATCGGCAACCCCAAGCCAATGCTCTTATATAGTGGGCGCGAGAAATGAAATTGATGCGCATAGCAGACATAACTTTAGAAAACAGACCGAGAGAAAGACTTCAAAAGCACGGTGTATCCGTATTAGGTGATGCAGAACTTCTTGCGATAATACTTAAGACTGGCACTAGAGGAGAAAACGTCATTGATATGTCGAATCGTTTGATTTCTCGATACGGCGTTGATAAATTATCTGAGTTGTCTTTGCCAGAATTGCAGGAAATTAAGGGTATCGGGCCTGCAAAAGCAATGACAATAAAGGTATTGTTTGAGCTGAATAAAAGGCACGCTTTGGCAAAGAAGAAGTTGACGAAGATTACTTGTGCAAAGGATGTTTATGAACTGATGAAAGAGAAACTATCTGATTTAAAGCAGGAAGTCTTTGTTGTTTTGTATTTGGATGCTAAGAATCATGTTCTAAAAGAAGAAATCGTGACAAAAGGAACCCTTGATGCTTCGCTGATTCATCCGCGCGAAGTCTTCAGAGGCGCAATAAAGGAAAGCGCGCATGCAATAATTGTGGTGCACAACCATCCGAGTGGCGATCCAAGCCCGAGTGAAGAGGATAAGCGCATTACTGAGAAGTTGTCGGAGGCTGGTGGTTTGCTGGACATAAAGATGTTGGACCACGTGGTTGTTGGCAGGAATGGGTTTTACAGTTTTGATTTGAAGATCTAATTTTTGTCGTGGTATTTCTCATTCTTTTCAGTGCTAGCCATAACTTCGGAACTTGTTGGAGTGTATTGAGTGAATGAAATTTGAGTTTTCAAAACATCCTCTTCCGCAACATCCTTGCATATTCTTTTTGCCTGTTCCAAAACCATTTCTGTAGCCATCTTTTGTTTATCCGGCGGATAACCATATTTATTCAGAATGCGTTTAACTGCAAGCCTCATTTTTGCCTGAACACTGTTTCTTAAGGTCCAATCGATGTTTGCGTTTTTACGAATCGTGTCTACAAGTTCTATTGCAATCATTCTTAGTACTTCATCACCTAGCACTTTGACTGCGCTATCATTAACATACAGCGCGTCATAGAACGCTATTTCATCATCATTCATTTTTAACTTTTTACCGCGCTCCTGCTCCTCTTTCATTTTTCTTGCAAGTTCTATTAGTTCTTCTATTACCTGTGCCGCTTCTATGTTTCGATTGGTGTATTTCCGTATGGATTTTTCTAGCATTTCCCTAAATGATTTTGCCTGAACGAGATTTTTCTTCATTCGAATGTTTATTTCGTCGTTAAGAAACCTCTTTAACATTTCAAAAGCAAGGTTTTTCTGTGGCATATCCTTTACTTCTGCAAGAAATCCTTCTGAGAGAATTGAAATGTCTGGTTTTTTGAATCCTGTTGCCGAGAAAATATCCACGACTCGGTCAGATACAATGGCTTTAGACAATATTTGTTTTATTGAAGAATCCAAATCTTCCTGATATTGTCCTTTGCTTGCAATTGTTTTTGATATTGTAGATTTTATTGCCTGAAAGAAACCAACATCTTCTTTGATTTCCATTGCTTTTTCATGAGGTACTGCAAGGGCAAATGCCCTAAGTAGTTCTGCGGTGTTCTTAAGGTATCTTTCTTTGCCATCCTTTTGCTTGAGTATATGTTCCATTGCCTGCGGTATTAGAGACATTCTCTCTTTTGGTTCAATCTTGAAAAATCTCTTATAATCGAAACCGTGAAACATGTCGGACACTATTTCGTATTTTTCAAGCATCATCGCAACAGCATCTTCCTGTTCAAATGTTGGTTTGCCTTTTCCGCCGCTTTCTCTGTATTCAGATATTGCTTTTTTCAATTCAAGCCCGATACCGATGTAATCAACGATTAAACCGCCCGGTTTATCCTTAAAAACGCGGTTTACTCTTGCTATCGCTTGCATTAAACCATGACCCTGCATTGGCTTATCGATGTACATTGTATGCAAACAAGGGGCATCAAAGCCAGTGAGCCACATATCCCTTACAATAACCAGCTTAAGCGGATCTTTTGAGTCCTTAATTCTATCTCCGATTGCTTTTCTTCTTTTCTTGTTCCGTATATGCTCCTGCCATTCTTTCGGATCGGATGCAGAACCAGTCATGATTACTTTCAATATGCCTTTGGTATCGTCGTCGCTTGCCCATTCAGGCCGTAGTTTAATGAGTTCATTGTAAAGATCAACGCAAATTCTTCTGCTCATGCACACAATCATGCCTTTTCCATCAAAAAAATTGACGCGCTTCTCAAAATGCCGGACAATATCTTTTGCTATCCGTTTTGTTCGCTTTGAGCTTCCAACTACGGATTCAAGGCGCGCCCATTTGCTCTTTAAGGTTTCTTTTCGTGTGGCTTCTTCCCCTTCTGTGACTTCTTCAAACGCTTCATCAATTTTTGGCCGCTCTTCCGGTTTAAGATCAAGCTTTGCCAGCCGTGGTTCGTAGTATATTCTGACTGTAGCGCCGTCATTTACTGTCTGTCCGATATCGTATATATCAACATATTTACCAAAAACAGCAGGCGTGCTTTTGTCTGCTTGTTCTATTGGCGTTCCAGTGAACCCGATAAACGACGCATTCGGCAATGCATCCCGCAGGTATTTTGCAAAACCATAAGTTACTAGTGCCTGGTCTTCTTTTTCAACAACTTTTGCTTTGAAGCCATATTGGCTCCTGTGGGCTTCGTCAGCGATTACAATAATGTTTTCACGATTGGATAGCAGAGGATATTTTTCGTTTGATCCAACAGGCGAGAATTTTTGTATTGTAGTAAAAACTATTCCGCCCGAAGACACTTTAAGTAGTTCCTTAATTTTTTCTCTTGAATCCGCTTGTACTGGATCCTGTCTTAGCAAATCGTTGCATCTGCCAAATGTTCCGAAAAGCTGCTCGTCCAAGTCGTTTCTATCGGTTAATACAACAATTGTGGGGTTGTCTAACGCTAAAACGAGTTTTCCAGTGTAGAAGACCATGCTTAGGCTTTTGCCCGAGCCTTGCGTGTGCCAGACAATTCCTGCTTTTCTTTCCTTTTTTGTGGCATTTATTGTTGAAATGATCGCCTTGTTCACTGCATGATATTGGTGATATGCAGCAAGCTTTTTTTGAAGCTCTTTTTCCTTTTCAAAGACTATGAAATGCCGTACAAGGTCTAAGAACGTTTCTTTGTTGAACATTCCGCGTAAAAGAACCTCCATTGAAGTCATCTCGAACGCGTTCGAGAGCTTGCCGCTGGCAGGAGTGGACAAATGCGGCATGATATTTTTTGTATCTTTTGAGCCGTCAATGGTTTTCCATGGCATGAACCATTCTTTATTTGATGTTAGTGTTCCTGCCTTTGTGAAAATGCCGTCGCTTATTACGAGAATCTCATTATAGCGGAATAATGACGGAATCTGGTCTTCGTATGTCTGAAGCTGGCTATATGCGGTTTCTATTGTGGCATTTTCATCTGTGGGGTTTTTGAGCTCAATAACAACAAGAGGCAGGCCGTTTACAAAAAGAATTATGTCCGGCCTTCTGTTCGGAGGCTGTTTTGCAAGTATTGTAAACTGATTCACTGCCAGAAATTCGTTGTTTTTTGGATTTTCGAAATCGAAAAGTTGGACTTTATCGCCCTTGATTTCTCCGTCGGCTCTTTTATACTCAACATCAACACCCTCAAAAAGCATTTTGTGGAAGCTTTGGTTGTCTATAACAAGATTCGGGCTTTCTGTTCTAAGAACTTTTTTGAAAGCCTCTTCTCTTGCATCTTTTGGAATTTTGGGGTTGAGCCGGTTGATTGCGTTAAGCAATCTTTCTTTTAAAACAACTTCAGAATAATCCTTTCTCTCGGGATTTGAGCCGTCCGGCGCAATGTCCGGACCGTAAATCACTTTATATTCGAGTTCAGAAAGAATACTAAGCGCGACTTCTTCAACTTCGGATTCTGTCATTGCGTTTGGCATAATGATGTCCCTCTATGATTTCGCCGCTTCCTTTAGCTTTGGATATGTTTTGTTCATAAAATCAAAAACCTTTTTTGCATATTCGTCGTCCAGCGACCTGCCATAGTAGGTGATGCCGTTTCTGAAATATCTCATCTGGTCTGCAAACTGGACATCTATTTCCTTAAATCCGATTTTTCTAAGGTACGAGACTTCAGCTTCATGCGCCCCCTGCCCGGAGGCGTTATATCCGACTTTAAGCATGCACGCACGGATTAGCTCCATTATTATGTCATAAGAGAGCTTGATAATAGTGGTGGCGTTCTGGCCTGTGATGCCATAATGCCCGATAATTTCCAAAAGAAATGTAAATGATTTTTCCGACTCGCCCGCAAGAAAATTCGCCCTCGGCTTGTCAGAAGCCTGCTTTTTGACAATTCCTTCTTCAATAAAATCTTCAAAGTTCCTTACAGTCCTCATAGCTCGATTCCTCCGACAAGAACAATTCCGTTGCATAGGTTTTCCTTAAGCTCTTTGTGTATTCCGTTAAATGAAGCGTAAAAGTTCAGATTGATTTTGCGCTCAAGCTTGGCTTCAAACTGCGCGAGGCCAAGTTCTTTTTCTTTTCTGCCGATGATTGCTATATCGATATCCGATTTAACTGTATCATCTCCGCGCGAATAGCTGCCGAAAAGAAGAATGGTTGCGCCGGGCAGTGTATCCTCAAGGAAGGATATTGTTCCGGATTCATAAAGCATTTTCAGATTTTCGGCTCTTTTTAATGCAATGACCTTTGGATTATCCCTGTTTAATTTTATCGACCATCTGCCGGATTGCTCATCTTTTTCTATATTGATGAGCCCTTCTTTTTCAAGGAGCGGCAAGGCCTTTGAAACAGCAGTCTGCGACACTTTTAATGGCATTGCGACGCCTCTTGCGTTAAATGATGTCCCTGCCCTTACAAAAAGAAACCTTAAAATCTCCAGCTGCAATACGGTAAACTTTACTTTATACATATCAACCATAGTTTAGATATGTAAACTTAAGTTTATAAAGATTTGTCCGGGAAATATTCTTTGTTGAAGCAGTCGTCGCACATCCCGCCGTACCAGTCTTTGTTATGCGCGGAAATCTTTTTGTTGCATTTTTTATTGCAATACAACGTATGCAATGCAATAAAAAAGCTTGAAAATCCGATTGTTCGCAGGTGGATTTTCATGATTTTTTGCAGTTGAAATTCATATCTTCATCATGCCCTTTGTGGAAAGTTTTCATTTTCTGTTCTGCTTCTTTTCCTGTCATGGTTTCGGCAAACTCGCCTTCTGACCAGAAGCCGAGGTCTTTATCGGATTTTTGTTTTTTCATTGCTTCACCTCAACAGGAACCCGAATCGCGCCGGACATCAATTCGAAGAGAATGCCGAGGGCGACGATTTCGAGTTCGGGCTCTGTGTTGCGTTTGTCATCACATAGCCTCCAGCAGTTTTTCCATTTCAAGGCCGAATTCCTTTGCCCTGGCAAGCGAAGTTCTGGCTTTTGATTGCTTCTCGATTTCTATTGTCCTGTATTGGACCAGGCTTCGCTTATTTCTTTCAAAATCAAATGATTCTATCAGGGCATCTGCTTTCATTCCTGCAAGATTCAGGGCTTCGTCTTTTGTCTCTTCGTATTGTTCAAGCAGATTTTCCTTCAGCTTTCCCCGGGCATAAACAATCATTGCATCAGAGGTTACTTTGTGAACAATTTTTTCTCCAACCTTGTAACCAAGCTTTAAGAGAACCGCATTTGCATAATAGAACATTGCGTAATAGGAGCAGACAATAACCCATAATTCGGAAAGATTCTTTTGATGGGCTTCCTGCGCCACCCTTAAGCTTTCTTTTGCGTTTCTTAGGAGAATATCCATTACTTGCTTATCTGCAGCCGCTTTTTTGAGCAGTCCCTCTTCCAGATAAGATTTTACATTGTCTTCTGCTTCTTTTATTCGGTTTTTATCCAGCATTTTTGACCAGCCTGTAATATTCCTCTATTCCGATTAATATGATGTTGTTCTTGATTGCTTCGCTTACAACCGTGAATTCCCTGCTTTTTGCCATGCGAATAAATTCTTCATAAGTTACTTGGGTTAAATGTATTTTGAGAGGCAAAAGCGAGAGCGTGGCTTTTATTTCCTTTTCGTCTCCTCCGATGGCTAAAATATCGATGTCCGAGTGCTTATCTGCTGTTCCTTTTGCGTGGGAGCCGAATAATAATGCGATAAATGGGAATTTAAGCTCTGCCAACCGGTTGTGGAGAATTAAGAAATCCTTGTTTTTAAACAAATCTTTTTTTCTTTCATATTCCGCCTCAAATACAATGCTATCGAATTTATTTGCGAACTCGCAGATTTTGGAATTGCCTGCTTTCGTAATTCTGATTAAGCCGCCTTTTTGGAGCAGCATTACCTTTTCGTATGCTGTCCGGTAGTTTATTTTCAAAGCTTCTGCTATCTTCTTTATGGTGTATTTTTCCTCTTTATTGCCAATCAGGAGCTTCAATATTTTTATTTCGCTGTCCATAAGTATTACCTATTGTAATAATACTATTACTTAAAGTAATATATAAATGTTTCTATGTGTTTGCAGGAACTCTTATTTCCCCGGACATCAGTTTTGGAAGCAGAGCATCACGGATTTTTGACATATTCTCGTTTTGATAAAGATTATTTTTTATTTGCATAAAGCTGGAATTAAGTGTCGAATGAAATTTTTGTAAAACTTCGTTAGACGGAATTAAAATATCAATATTTGAGAAGTTTCCTGTGTTAATGTTTAATGTTGCTGAACCACCACTTCCAAGAATTTTAAGAAACTCCCTCATCGAACTTATATTATAATACAGATAATACGTGTAAACGCTTTTTTCTGGAACAATTGAATTAATTTGCTGATTTGTTTGAGAATCTTTATCTGTGATGCATACTAAGCCAACTGTAGCAATACAACTAACACAAACAGAATTAGCTGGAATAGTTTTATTTTCTTGAAATTTTTTGCCCTTTTCGGTTAAAGAATCCTCCGTTTTTATTACAAAAACATCATTGTGCATATCGGGAATTTTTATGAATGGTATAATTCCTTCAAAATATTCTTTATTCGATTTTGAAGGAGTTTTACCACAAACTATGCGCCCAAAATCGCTAATCTTCCCAACTCTCCACCCCTTCGGCACCTCGCCAATGTCAGTTTCCATCATCTCCCCGCCGCTCGACCTGTAGGGCTTGCCCTCTTCATTCGGGAACTCAAAATCAACAAACCAGTGCTTGAAGAGCGCATGTCCGATGGATTCGAGGGTGGAGTTCATGGAGCGGTTGAGGGCGATTTTGTTATCTAGGGATGAGAGGATGGCGGCGATGGAGTGCTGCTCGGAAATATCGGGTATGGCAACCAAAATTTGATCAAATGTTTGTCGTGTGATTGTGCTGAAAACAGAGCCGTGCGTTTTTGATTGGACATCTCGAACTTTGAATCTCAAAAGGTAATACAGAAAGTCATTTATTACTCCATCTTTTCCGTCAATACCGTAGCAGGACTGATTAAATGCCATATCTCTTGTTATCTGTCCGATTTCACCAACAGTACCTCTTGCTGAGATAATCAGTTGACCTTCTCGCAATATGTTTGTTGAGCTTTCTTCTAATCCTTTTTTTGTAATATGTTTCTCAGTATCCCGAATCCATCTTCTACTACCGACAAAATCTGCAACAGATATCCATGGAATATCGCCACCCCAATACTCCGGCTTAGATGTTTTCGGTGTTCCGCCACCAATAATATTAACGATTTTAGAGAGAACTTTCACTTCCCAATCTTCAGGAATCGTTCCTATTTCAGTTTCCTTGAATTTAATTTGTTGCTTCATCTTTTAACCACTTTTCAAAATGTTCTTTAATCCTATCTGATCGTGAAGGATCGTCAGTATAATATTTCTTGGAGTTCTTAAGAACGAGATAATATACAATTGCACTTCCAATAAAAATAAAGCCAATTGTGAATAATCTTAATTGCTCATGTGTTGCACCAATAATACTAATTAGTATTGCAGAGACAATTGCAAAAAAGATAAGAGAATAGCAAATGCGAAGTATCCTCCACTTTTCACACATATAATTATATGAATTGTTCTCACAAGCAATAATTTCTCCAAGGCTTTTTGTATAAAATACGCCCTTATCGAGAAAATCAGTGATCTCTTCTTTGGTAAACCATGGAACTGACATTTGTTTTGAAATAAATTGAATGAATAGGATTATCGCTGAAAGGAACAATAATAGAAATGGGATAATGTATATGCCCGGATTTAAAATTTTCTCTTTAAATAAGTCTGTATATCCTAACAAGAACAGAGTGTTTATTGCGAGTAAATAAGTTAGCTTATCTTCCACTATTCTTCTATCGTTAAATGCATGGATGTATAAATTCCAAACGTGTGAATGGATTTCTTTCAAAGCTTCCGCCTTTTTAGGATTATATCTATTTGCCATCATTACACCTTAACGTACTTTCAAATGTCAGTTCTTTGAACTTAGTTTTTACCATTTGTTTCACTTAATAAAATTGATATTTTGTCAAACAGATTTTTGATATTTTTAAGAGTCGATTCTGATAAATCCTCTTTTTTAATTTTACCCGAATTTACTTTTTCTGAGAATTTTTTTGCAGGCAATTCTTTGCCGACCTTATTATTCTTTAGGTATTTGGCAATTCCTTCAGATAAATCCGCAGTTTCATCTTCTAAAATATGCTTTTTAAAATCTTCATCAGAAAAAAGTTCTTCTATAGTTTTACCGTTTTCTTCAGATATCTTAAGGATAACATTTTCCGAAATATCTAATTTTGTCTTCAACTGATTAACTAATCTTGGCTTATCAGAGTCTAGAATAAAATATGGATCTAACCCCCATCCAAAAAGGATAGACGCTACTGCGGGAATATTATCCCCACATCCCGGAACCATATTTATGTCTTGATCGAATCCAAGCAATTTTTTAAAG
Protein-coding regions in this window:
- a CDS encoding class I SAM-dependent methyltransferase translates to MLKFAKKEYPDAYFARMNLRKLGFRKAVFGGIYASYSFLHIPKKDAKPALIEFRNVMKPGGAIMLVLKEGRGEKPIGINAKPDVGIGHALWMLPEMNNLLRACGFKILFSERWMPVKKKPWWLVKLI
- a CDS encoding nucleotidyltransferase domain-containing protein; its protein translation is MVDMYKVKFTVLQLEILRFLFVRAGTSFNARGVAMPLKVSQTAVSKALPLLEKEGLINIEKDEQSGRWSIKLNRDNPKVIALKRAENLKMLYESGTISFLEDTLPGATILLFGSYSRGDDTVKSDIDIAIIGRKEKELGLAQFEAKLERKINLNFYASFNGIHKELKENLCNGIVLVGGIEL
- a CDS encoding type I restriction endonuclease subunit R — protein: MPNAMTESEVEEVALSILSELEYKVIYGPDIAPDGSNPERKDYSEVVLKERLLNAINRLNPKIPKDAREEAFKKVLRTESPNLVIDNQSFHKMLFEGVDVEYKRADGEIKGDKVQLFDFENPKNNEFLAVNQFTILAKQPPNRRPDIILFVNGLPLVVIELKNPTDENATIETAYSQLQTYEDQIPSLFRYNEILVISDGIFTKAGTLTSNKEWFMPWKTIDGSKDTKNIMPHLSTPASGKLSNAFEMTSMEVLLRGMFNKETFLDLVRHFIVFEKEKELQKKLAAYHQYHAVNKAIISTINATKKERKAGIVWHTQGSGKSLSMVFYTGKLVLALDNPTIVVLTDRNDLDEQLFGTFGRCNDLLRQDPVQADSREKIKELLKVSSGGIVFTTIQKFSPVGSNEKYPLLSNRENIIVIADEAHRSQYGFKAKVVEKEDQALVTYGFAKYLRDALPNASFIGFTGTPIEQADKSTPAVFGKYVDIYDIGQTVNDGATVRIYYEPRLAKLDLKPEERPKIDEAFEEVTEGEEATRKETLKSKWARLESVVGSSKRTKRIAKDIVRHFEKRVNFFDGKGMIVCMSRRICVDLYNELIKLRPEWASDDDTKGILKVIMTGSASDPKEWQEHIRNKKRRKAIGDRIKDSKDPLKLVIVRDMWLTGFDAPCLHTMYIDKPMQGHGLMQAIARVNRVFKDKPGGLIVDYIGIGLELKKAISEYRESGGKGKPTFEQEDAVAMMLEKYEIVSDMFHGFDYKRFFKIEPKERMSLIPQAMEHILKQKDGKERYLKNTAELLRAFALAVPHEKAMEIKEDVGFFQAIKSTISKTIASKGQYQEDLDSSIKQILSKAIVSDRVVDIFSATGFKKPDISILSEGFLAEVKDMPQKNLAFEMLKRFLNDEINIRMKKNLVQAKSFREMLEKSIRKYTNRNIEAAQVIEELIELARKMKEEQERGKKLKMNDDEIAFYDALYVNDSAVKVLGDEVLRMIAIELVDTIRKNANIDWTLRNSVQAKMRLAVKRILNKYGYPPDKQKMATEMVLEQAKRICKDVAEEDVLKTQISFTQYTPTSSEVMASTEKNEKYHDKN
- a CDS encoding HEPN domain-containing protein, which produces MLDKNRIKEAEDNVKSYLEEGLLKKAAADKQVMDILLRNAKESLRVAQEAHQKNLSELWVIVCSYYAMFYYANAVLLKLGYKVGEKIVHKVTSDAMIVYARGKLKENLLEQYEETKDEALNLAGMKADALIESFDFERNKRSLVQYRTIEIEKQSKARTSLARAKEFGLEMEKLLEAM
- a CDS encoding ATP-binding protein gives rise to the protein MEYIKRDLEETILKNLNVPEIIAVIGPRQAGKTTLLKRIYENLKDAAFLSFEDREPLELFMDDEKSFAELYAKNKKYLFIDEFQYAKDGGKKLKFIYDTYPKTKIIISGSSAPGLTVHGIKYLVGRIFVFNLYPLSFEEFLRYKDEPLSGIYFEKKKAIQNYLKKGGKLPDVSAAIIQRLNKIYDEYVIYGGYPRAAISKTMEEKRTVLKNIYSTYFLREIKDLLALTTDFNLSKLIKALSIQTGGMISYNGLSEVSGFDYASLLTHLNILEKTFICKRMPPFYTNKRTELVKIPKVYFFDTGFRNTVLDDFRSYDTRQDIGQLNENFIFSEFTYAGIDAKFWRSKAKAEVDFVIEKEGILIAIESKSSFSERTKSLMSFKEKYNPQITVIACKSNLEEADNVVYLPFVFISSLFV
- the hmgA gene encoding hydroxymethylglutaryl-CoA reductase (NADPH), which codes for MASDDAILEKLIKGKLKMHELDIPAEDAIKVRREFIEEKTSTKLSAMASYSFDIESVSTRNTENIIGAIHIPVGVAGPLKVEGEFAKGEFYVPLATTEGALVASVNRGSLAISNSGGATVRIVSNKMTRAPLFKSNGIKHSIEIKTWVETHFNELKKIAESTTNFGELTGAKTWIAGKNVYVRFEFDSKDAMGMNMITIASDAMAKVIAEKTKAKFISISGNMCIDKKPSAMHLIEGRGKTVLAEATISRKVVEEVLKTTPEEIVDLNCRKNLVGSALAGSLGFNAHAANIIAASFIATGQDPAHVVDGSVSITTAEMEGRDLYISVYISSLNVGTVGGGTSLATQKEALSIMGCRGATKVPGENSKKLAEIIAGAILAGELSILAAQASGQMTKAHVKLGRGK
- the radC gene encoding DNA repair protein RadC, with the translated sequence MRIADITLENRPRERLQKHGVSVLGDAELLAIILKTGTRGENVIDMSNRLISRYGVDKLSELSLPELQEIKGIGPAKAMTIKVLFELNKRHALAKKKLTKITCAKDVYELMKEKLSDLKQEVFVVLYLDAKNHVLKEEIVTKGTLDASLIHPREVFRGAIKESAHAIIVVHNHPSGDPSPSEEDKRITEKLSEAGGLLDIKMLDHVVVGRNGFYSFDLKI